The stretch of DNA AAACAACGAAGCGTAAACTAAGAAACACAGGATAGGAAACCATCATCCGGTTCATACCTGAAAATTCTGGATCAGTTAAATGACATTTTGCTAAGACTATCTGAGATCGAGCACGCAACTCAAGACTGCCATGGACGAGAATCATAGGAGGGCTTTGATAAACAAGACCTAGGGCCCTCTTTACATGGCTTGATCCAAGAGCTAGCCACAGTTCAGCGAGAGTAAGTGTGGCTGAAGCTTCAAGCAGATCCAAATTAAATGATTTGCAGAACGATTGGCTGGCTAACGCGTAAGAGAGCCCAAGGACTGCATTGTCGGACTTCTGTGGGAGAGGGAGCGAAAATATTAGTTCTCTCTGCATGACATTTCTTTATACctatacctatatatatatatatatatattatatactaATAAAGCGACtatcgcttctggtcgtccgtcattaaaATTACCCTCTAAATTGATAAAAATTACCCATCAATGCCATCCATAAGTGGGAAAACAATTCAACTTTTCGGACCAAAAATCACCGTCTCCTTCGTTGTCATATAGCTGCGCGACGAGAATAATTCATGAAATGATAAGCGGCAGAGTGGTTGGCTGATCGCTCCTGTAGCGCCGAGACCTGGGTTCGATCCCAGCTTTCACAGTATTTATCTTTCCTTTCTCAAGCATGTCCCTATCCATGTATGtgtcatgggccggcccatgtgcagGGCTGTACTctccttttttttttattttttttatcttttcttttctcattttgtttttttcttatttGTTATTTAAATTACTTCGGGATTTTAATAATCTAAAAGTTGcaagttttcaaaaaaaatgtttgagaaatcataaaaatatatgtgaattcaaaacaaaattttgcaGATTcaaatgttttttttattttttatttttatcttttcttttctcattttgtttttttcttatttGTTATTTCAATTACTTCGGGATTTTAATAATCTAAAAGTTGcaagttttcaaaaaaaatgtttgagaaatcataaaaataTATGCgaattcaaaacaaaattttgcaGATTCAAATGTTTAGAAAACCATAAAATTTttgcagattcaaaaaatgttgatgTTTTTGCAAAACTGttcaaaaaattataaaaaatcacaattttttgaaaaaatggtcgggaaataaaatcatgttcatgattttgaaaaaatgatcatgtattcaaaacatattcgggaatctgaaaaaaatgtccattcacaaaaataaaaataaaaatttgttCCCCAATTCTTTTTTAAAAGTTCGTCAATTGAACAAATGTTTGTTGAGTCAAAAAATGGTAATGAATTCGAAACTGGTTCATACATTTAAAAAAATGTAAACAAAACTAATGTTCATGATTTCTTAtttcttatttaaattaattcgggattttaatattctaaaagttgcaacttttcaaaaaaatgtttgagaaatcataaaaataTACGTGAATTCAAAAATGTTAGAAAATCATAAAAGTTttgcagattcaaaaaatgttggtgtTTTTGCAAAACTGTTCATAAAATTATAAAAAAtcacaatttttggaaaaaatggtcgggaaataaaatcatgttcatgattttgaaaaaatgatcgTGTAATCAAAACATATTCGAGAATCTGAAAAAATATCCtttcacaaaaataaaaataaaaatgtgttCCCTAATTTTTTTTAAAAGGTTCGTCGATTGGAAAAATGTTTGTTGagtcaaaaaatgttaatgaattcgAAACCGGTTCATACATTTAAAAAAATGTAAACAAaactaatgttcatgatttttttttttgagaaaatcaaAAATTTCGAAACAAAATTGTCGATTCGAAAAGTGTTCACTgattcaaaagtattttatgtcCAGGATTTGATTAGTTTTTTGAAAGTCTTTATATATTTTGGCGTTGGGAGTAGTTCGTGGTCAATGAGATTTGTTTTTAAAGTTTTAGACGTTCCCTTGCGCAACATAATGATAAGTGTGGCATGCACGGGAAATTTCATAGCCTTGTGATTTACAACGGAATGCATTATGATCAAGTGGACATCGTGGCCATCATCGGCTAGGGTGagaaaagtaaaataaatggcaacatGGTGAGCCACTATGTTAAAATAGAGTATGCTCATACATCAGGATATTGAGTCATATTTATTTGGTGAGCCATAATTttttgtctcccgttgcaacgcacgggcatatttgctagtcaATACTTATTAGGTTCCAGTTTCAACAAAAATGATTTGTCTTACTTTATGTATTTCCGCAAGTAATAAAAGAACAGCTGCATTCTCTGCTTGCATGTTGTACTTGTAGCATGTAGTGAAAAGAGAATTCACCACTGCTGCTGCCTGCACAAAGGAAATTCAAGTATTAGGGGAACATAGCTTTTTCCAAGAATATTTAGACCAACATGGACGAGACTGAAAGGGGGCACGAGCGTAGGACCGAGAGGAACGTACGCGGGTGAGGGAGAAGAGGAAGAGGCCGAGGCGGTTGTGGTGGGCGACGGACTGGAAGGGGGCCGGCGGCGCCAAGACCTGCACGAGGTGGCACACCGCTATCTTGTGCGGCGTCAACTCCAGCAGCGCCCCCACGTCGTCCCTCGCCGGCGCCTCGGCCcccggccccgcgccgccgccacccccgcGAACACGTTCAtggcgccgccgccgacgaccacgATGACTTCGCCTGAGACGAGGGTTTTGCATGCTCTTGCGCTTGACCTTTCAAAGCTGATGGTGACCTCGAGGGGCTCGTCGATCCTGCGACACTGGAAGCTCAAGCGTGCAAGCAAGCTATATATGGATTTGGCTACGGATCTTCATCTCGACTCGCTGTGTATTTTTTCAGACTGCTTGGAAGTGGCGGCCAATATCACATCTGACACGTGACACCCCCTGCCGGCATGCGACAATCTTACGAGAGATCAACTTTCAACGGAGTTTGTTCTGAGGCGTTAATTTATCCATGCGAATCGCCACTTTAATGTTTATGCACATAATCTCGCCAAAGCGGTATCCTCTCTCTCTCTACCAGGCGTCATGCTTGGTTCTTAGATTTGCCCAAGATTATTTATATTAATTCCTATGAACCTTTACAATTAATAAAGGGTGTCGTGTCTCAGAAAAAAGGTGACGGTGACCTATTCCTAAAAAGAAGAAAATGGTACCTTTACTAGAAAAACAAAAAAGGCTGACGGTGACTGGCTTCCACACGAGGTTTCGTCAGCAGCAGCAAGCCGCAGGGCTGGCAGATAATCGAAAACATCCAATTTAGCGGCTTTGACGATCAATCTGTAAAGTGGGGCAATGGCCAGGATGAACAGAAGCGGCAATAATGGATCACCCTACCTGAGGTCACGTTGATGCTGAACTAAACTTCCGGAACGCTGTTTAGCAGAAAAGCagaggatgaggaggatagcagagCTGCAATCCAGTTACGGCATCATGTAGAAAATCCCAGCCTTCGCAGCAGCACTGGTATCATTCTTCTTAGGGTGCTTCTCAGGAGGTGTACCTGTGTTACCCTAATAGAATTGGGTTACGGATTGCCAATCATCAGCTGAATAACCCAATCAAGGTCGGCTTAGTGAAACCATCTTATGGAGCTAATAGAACTGGGTTACCCTTGAAGGTCCATGTGGTCCTCTCCCTCAATCACTTTGTCCCAATCACCCAAGCAACTGAATTGCGCCGTGAACATATTGTTTCCGAGGGATTTTACAGGGTGTTCAGTAGAAGCAAGAAAAATGTTTTCTGGACAATAgcattaaaaatgaaaattataagTTCATAGTCCAATCGCTTCTCATGGGGCATGCCCACCATCATCTCAATACCTTGATAATGTAGTCGTCGATTTAATTTGATCTTTCACTATGATGTCGCAGTATCATCTCCTTCTTGCCCGTGAGAGGGGCCCGTGAGCCACCCGGTCGCTGGTAGCGGGTGCTATAGTATAGCGCAGCTCTGGCGGTCCAATGCACATCAATCTGCTAGAGTGAGATACATGGACAGTCCCCAGAACACAACACATGGATGGAGATCTTCCAAAAGTCACGTACCATGCAAGCCGCAGGACGGTTCTCTGCTGTGGTTTCGCCCATTGTCATGGGGGTCTTCTTCCTGTGCTGCCGGGATGGCCCAGGACGgttctctgctgctaggagccagcGCTGAGTTCACATGCAGAGCCCGGTAAGCTTTATTCAGCCTTCGTAATTCTTATGAGCTTAATCAAGGGGAACGAACTCAAGGGACTAAAGAATCGTAGTTTCGTTTTGAGGTTTCGTTTGACGGTTCCATAGGCATCTGAATTGCTATTTCACTTTTGTACTTCTTCGGATACGGGTTCTAATTTCCCGCTACAGAAAAAAATTCTTCAAAGAATATCCCAAGGGTGGGGGGCAGTGTCCCCCCTGGCCTCAACGTAGCTCTGTCGCTGGCTGGAGTTACACAAGGCTCCAGCTCGTTTACCAGATTGGGACGTGCAGTTTCAAGAAAAGGTTTCACTTGCTGGTGTCTACTTGTAATGTTGTTTCTAAGAAAGGGGGAATTCGATGGATCGTGAACTTGTCTATTAATAACTACCACTTTAGGGGTTCAcgtcccacagaactaccacttTTTTAAAAGTGaccgaaaactaccaaaaaaaacGTAAAAACGTGACTAAAAACTACCAGGTTGACTGAATGGTGGTTTAGACCGTTTTAACCGCGATTCTGACATGAGTGGCCCACGTGCCAGGCTGGCGGCCCACCTAACGGCTAACGGCGCGCGCGGGGCCGTTAGAGCCGCTCGTCGGTCGCACCTGGTCGGGACCAGGTCATAACCTGGCCGACCGGGCCGCTCGTCCCCACcagctctctcactctcccccgagctCCTAGCCCTAGCCGTCGGCAGCCATGGCGGCTGTGGATGCAAACTCCGGCGGCGATTCAGGCATACCTCCGGGCGGCAGCGCGGTGCAGCAGCCTTCTCAGTCGGAATCTAATCCTTCTGTTGGCGGCGCGCAGCAGAGGTTGGATTGGTCGGCGCTGGCGCGACCACCGTCGACGACAAGAAGCGGAGCTCAAGGTCGGCGGAACCTTCCTCGTTCTGCTGGCGGCGGCAGGTACGGCCTAGTTTTTTGCATGGTTGTGAGATTCAGAGAATCGGTAATTTAGGCTAGTTTTTTGCATGGTTAGATTCAGTTATGGTCATCTTGGAAATTGTTAGTATTGTGCATACTTTGTTGTGTAAGAAACTGAAAAAAGCAGTTTGACAGAAACTCAATATTGTGCCTACTTAGGTTCAGTAATCCTGTATTCAGTTAATAAAGGTATTTCATtttataattttcagaattgatgacCCAAAGTGGTCAATTTGGTTCCATTTCAATGCCAGAGAATCTGTGGTTCGAAATTTATACCAGTCAGACATATCATATTTGACAATGCTTTCTCTTATTGGGAGTGAGGGCTTTGTGGCTGATGATTATATGTACTATGTATTTGATGAGGAGAAAGGATTAGAAGGTTTAGATAAAATATGCTGTGAAGATGATGTGCAGCAGATGTTGGCACACTCTCATAATGGAAAGTTTTTGAACATAAGAGTAGTGGGAGCTCTTGAGGAATGTAATGCAGATGAGAACAGAGATAGTTATTTTGCTGAACATTGCATTAACACTCAACAAAGTTGCACTAAGATGGTGGATATAAGCATGGACAGAAAGGAAGAGCTGAAGAAAAGCATGGTGCAGAGAGAGGCTGACATTAACCATTTTGAAGGTGATACTGATGTG from Triticum dicoccoides isolate Atlit2015 ecotype Zavitan chromosome 6A, WEW_v2.0, whole genome shotgun sequence encodes:
- the LOC119316073 gene encoding anaphase-promoting complex subunit 5-like; translated protein: MQNPRLRRSHRGRRRRRHERVRGGGGGAGPGAEAPARDDVGALLELTPHKIAVCHLVQVLAPPAPFQSVAHHNRLGLFLFSLTRAAAVVNSLFTTCYKYNMQAENAAVLLLLAEIHKKSDNAVLGLSYALASQSFCKSFNLDLLEASATLTLAELWLALGSSHVKRALGLVYQSPPMILVHGSLELRARSQIVLAKCHLTDPEFSVFEDARAVLNPLNQAAEDVQVLEYHEMAAEVYYLKAMTYNHLGKEGKREEAAACFKEHVTALENLCDKEDSLAY